Sequence from the Megalops cyprinoides isolate fMegCyp1 chromosome 9, fMegCyp1.pri, whole genome shotgun sequence genome:
ATCTACATCACTGCTCCGGAGCATGTTTCCCTAAACTCCATTTTATTCTTGTCTATACCTAGGCAGaacactttatttattcaggaCAGGGGGTGGGCGATCTATTATTGATGTCCCTGGATGCACTTGGTGACGTATTTCGGGATGCTGCTGTGCTCATTTGTCAGAAGCAGTGAGGCTCAAATCCACGCCCCCGACCTCTCTGCAGACTCCAGACAGGGAAACTATGTGATCATGGTTTGTAAGAGCCGCAAAGTGCAAGACATCGTGGCGTGGAGTCTCAACCTAGCCTGGCCTCTCTATAAGAGCAGAgctttttatattacattacatgcatttagcagatgctcttatccagagcgatttccagtacaacagaacagaagtgtatcgGTCCAAGTTTTTATCTTTTGATGTCAGTTTTCTTGGTACTTACTAATTACACCAGTGCTGGCATATTCCCCTTTATCACAGCTAGGAAAGTAAGTGTGGAGTTTCTCCTTTCAAGGACATAGTTGTGACCCACTCTGTGAATAAAACCCACAATGTTCTGGTGCAGTGCCACAACTATGAACCCCTACATTTTACATCCACTTCTATGTGGAACAGAGGgctttattttgttacattaacATAATACTTCatttgaagctgtttttttttgtattggatTACACTGCACTGTCGAGCCCTGGCATGGTGGTGCCATTTGACAGTATGCACTTAGAAACCAAGTGGATTCTCTTTCAGCTATTCACAGATGAAATCTTGCATATGTCCAACAAGGAGAAAATGTACCTTTTTCCACTCTAGTGTCATTGCTGTCAAGTCTTCACTGACCATGTTTTAGTATTGTGCTCATATGTGAACGCACAGTAGTTTTGACTTAGGGTAAAAAAAGTTCACATTGACCCCAGGAGCACTGAGCAGGGACAGTATGACACAGTGTCAGCACGTTAACACCACAGCTGTTAGACACATTAAAAGGAGGCGATGCGTTTCCTTGTCCATGGAAGATCTGGCTGTCACTGAGGCcttcttttctgtttattctgaTTCGTTTAGCCGTACTGAATGCATGTCAACACATCATACCTTTTTTCAGTGACGTCattcagtttacattttgtgatttattaaCACTTGGTAAATTCATATAAAGCACTGCCCTGGCCTTCgtatttgaattgaattgaaatcaTGGCTACTTGGCTGTACAGCAGATGGGAGTTGTTTTTGCGTTGTGTCCGCTCTTGTGGAAGCCATTAATGCAGGGGATATTTGAGGAATGTGTGGGAGGAGAAGGGGCTTTAGTACGATTTCATTCTTAATGAGCTAAAGCGGTGTGGTTTTCCAAAGAATTAACAGCCCTTCTTCCCCccagtgcaaaataaaattcttaGATGTCTTCCACGAGCTGTCATTTCATGACAAGAAAAAGGACCTTGCtgtgatgaaatgtttttttttttttttactcatgaAGTACCTTCACCTCAGAAACCAAACGTTGTCATAGTTTACCTAAAGAAACTGACTAATCCAACCGGCCATACATGCGGAAACTCCATTTTGGTGTAATCCAACGTGCTCAGCTGCCTGAGCAGAACAGAGGAAACGATACTCGTGACCACGAGGGGCAATTgagctgcctctctgtctgtctctctttctctctctctctcacacacacacacacaaacacagacatacacatacagacatgtccacccacacacacacacactcatacatacatgcacaaacaccaAACTGAAACTTCAGCGGTCACCTTCCAGAGTGTAGCAGGAAGCATCAGTGAGACGggtctgcagctctgcctcAGTGCTGCACCCTGACACTTACAACCAGCATCTGAATGCAAAAGTGAAAGGACCGCGACAGgggaaagacacacacacatacacacgcacacacatactcaacaCGAGGTAACACAAAAGCGTTGAGTGGATTACGACTGACTCTTCTGTAGGAGGAGTTCAGTAACCACAGGGGAATTTTGGTACAGATACTATGAGAAATCCCTCCATGCCCCTTAAATCACTGGCAACTCAGCATGGTAAATATCAAACCACAGGCCTggcagagaaggggagagagagagagagagagagagagagagagagagagagagagagagagagagagagagagagagagagagagagagagagagagagagagagagagagagagagagagagagagagagagagatggaagggcAGAAACTGAAACCAAGAAAGATTGCAGTATAGGtcccatgcatgtgtgtgcgtatgttgGCATGGTCCCCTATGATGAAGCACTCCTTGGCCATCTGATGGGATAAATCTAAGTGCACTGGCATAAAAGAGAATTTAATATTGAAGAGAAATTAATGCAATAGGAAGACatccaaaacaaagaaaaccaaaGCCTTCTTAGCTTTATAGGTGGAAATGGGCCAATTATGTAATATCAAAgctaaatacactatatggccaaaagtatgtggacacccctcctaattattgagttcaggtgtttcagccacaccaattgttaacagatgcataaaatcaagcacatagccatgcaatctccatagacaaaccttggaagtagaatggtTCATAGtagagagctcagtgactttaaacctggcactgtcataggatgccatctttgccacaagtcagttcgcaaaatttctgccctgctagatccaccccggtcaactgtaagtgttattattgtcaagtggaagctCCTAGAAGCAACAACAGCTCAACCACGAtgcggtagaccacgcaaacttacagagcggggccgccgagtgctgaagcgcatagtacgtaaaaaccgcctatcctctgttgaatcaccAAACTGTTCCAAactctctggctgcaacatcagcacaagaactgtgcgtcgggagcttcatgaaatgggtttccatggccgagcagctgcacacaagtgcccctgtgcacaaagcaacatccataaagacatggagTTTCTCCACAAGTTTGGTGTGGAgaaactccagtggcctgcacagagccctgacctcaaccccactgaacacctttgggatgaattagaacaccgattgtgagccaggccttctcgtccaacattaatgcctgacctcacaaatgctcttttggaTGAATGGGCAAatttcccacagacacactccaaaatcttgtggaaagccttcccagaagagtggaggctgttatagctgcaaaggggggggcgggcaactccatattaatgcccatggttttggaatgggatgtccaataagctcatataggtgtgatggtcaggtgtccacatacttttgccCATATAGTGTATTCTTATAAAAagaatttaaacaaagaaaatatacagGAATTTATTAAATGCACCAGTCATAAAACAAAAGCCTGACACTTTCCTGCATGGTCTGAACTTCCTCAGAGCGACACGTACTGCTGCAAAACGTGATTTCCGAGATCTTTTCGGTAAAAATGCCACGTATTacattgacaaaataaaactgtaaacagcATCCAGATGGTTTTTCCACTTCAGGTAGTGTGACTGTAGCAGTTAAATCTGGGCTGTGTACTGCTGTATGCATTTACCGGgggtgagaaagaggagagaccGGTGGAGGAGGATATTTACTGTATCTGACAACAGAGCTCTTTTAAAATCCCCTCTGCATGCATCCAGCATCATGTCCCTCAGCTATGCAGCCAGAGTAATCTACTGGAAATAGCTGAGAGTTCAGGTGCATTTTATCACCAGGTTTATGATGCACTTGTGTGACTCTGTCTGACCCCTACTGGAGAGATATCTTTGAGCACGGTGACAACTGTCTGCTGTCACTGGATATTCAGTGGCATAAATTGTGGaggcattttcatttgttcttatttttttactaGGTCTATTTTTTCCTGCCTCAGAAtatctttgtgcttttttaaatttacatattttattttagcatgtGAATATGAATGCGACTTAGGGAACAGTGTTGTTTGTGCTATTTGCCACAGTTCTCAGCCTCTGAGTCTCCAAGCTAAAAAGGCACTGAGGCTGACACCTCATACACAAATGATGGCTGTTGcaaacattttatgtgtttgtcaACGTCTGTATCAAGGCTATATTGCAATACACATTAGCACTTTGCTCCAGTGCTGTTAACAGTAGAAAACATGAACCGATGACAGGATATGCTATGCATTAAAACGGCCTCTGTGTCCTGTCTAAACCCCTGCAGTTGCCACACATGCCCCACATCAGTGAGTGTCTGATGAAGAGAAGTCTGAAACCCACTGACCTGAGGGATATGACCCTGGGTCAGTTACAGGTCATCGTCAACGACCTGCACTCCCAGATTGAGAGTAAGTATTGGTACATGCCCACAATCCTGCAtcaatacacacacgcacacacatgcacacaaatagaTATTTTTGTATGCTGCATACACTCACctgcatgtatacatacatcCTTGAAGCACAGGTATAATGAAaactaattacattttcaataacGGAGGTCATGGATGTGGCCCTACACAGTTAGAGTCTGTTGGGTGTCTACATTAGGACACAGTCACGGGTCACAGTCTTCAAATTTTTAAGCATGGGTCTTCAAAATTTTGAGCCCAGTTGTGGTCTCTGTACCAAAGTGTAGCAACAGGTGTCTCTACCCAGACAAGTGAACAGTGCAAGTGTTTGTGGTAGGAAACAGCAGGTGAAGCTCTTCACACAAGCAGGTGAACATTGCAGACGTCAGTGGAAATGTGGAGATGAGAACGCTGCAGATAATACTCTGTGGAATACTCTTTTTTCTAGAAGACAAGgtcacaaatgcaaatgcacgGATGTGCTTACTAAGCATTCTGTGGTAACCGTCTGTGTACACACAGTGGAGGAATAGCACATAACATTCCCTAAACATTGCCACAGTCActgaacaacagcacagagcatgAAGTGAAAACAGAATACGCAGTGTAGCTTACTAAAAGTATTAATATATGTTGATGACCAATGGTATCTTCCATAAACGagttaatgattttttttcttcaaaagccCTATTCATCTTGAGTGGGAATAAATATGTCTCATGACTTGCCTTTCCGTTAAACTGCTTTGATTCTACTGGTCAAGGTCAAGGTTACACTTCAGGTTAAGGTTTTATCAAAgatcaaactgaaaataacatcaGCGGTTCTGAGCGCAAAGGCCAAAAAAGCCCCTAGTGAATTTTTGTTTACCAGACAAAAACCTGTGTTAGTGAGGCACTTTGACACAGTTGCTGTGGAATGACCCTAACACTTACAGCCTTGATGATAGGCTTCTACTGAAGAAATCAAACACCTCTCTGTTTCTATTAATGCTTTAAAAGTAAATTACAATACATTGTTCACACAGCAGGAAACCTACATTGCTTGCATTTTTATCTATGTGGATATATGCTGAAGCAGTCTAGAGAAAGTGTCGTGTCAGTGAGCAGTGAGTGGAACAGCAGcccatctgggatttgaacttgcagcCTTTCACCTTAGCCACCACACAGCTTCCTGCACATAGGGTACTTGCAGGGTCTGTACATGAAATGGGACTGTTcatgactttgtttttttgtgttttaatttttattttcattttaatattttcttcttAACATTTGGAATTAGCAATTGTAAATTCCAATTTTGGCAAGTGACACAGCCCACACTGTAGCTTGCAATGCCTTAGGGGCTCAGGCTGTGCACAGAACAAGCCGCTTTACCAagtgagccactcaggagccccacTCTGATGCTGTTCTGACAGTGCTTCTCCTCTGGCCCCACAGGTCTGAATGAGGAGCttgtgcagctgctgctgatcAGAGATGAGCTCCACATGGAGCAGGATGCCATGCTGGTGGATATAGAGGACCTTACCAGGTTAGTACTCTCTCAGCCTGAGAACCACTCCCTGTCTCTACATTTGGAATTCTACAGCGTGAACATGCATGTTTGCATCCATAGAAAGGGAATCCAGTCCTTTTAACTCAAGAACAATGGGATTTTTCCATTGGCAATGAACTGAAGCCATCAACTTCCACCATGCAAAATAAGCCATATCAAATCAGACAATGGCTTAGCATTGAATGTCAGTAGCATGGTGAGGGCAGTATGGAAATCCCCATTGACTATAAtggaattttactttttaagcCATAAAATGAATTGTTGGATTATAAACCCTGCTACAGGTTGTCAAAGGAGCATGCTACCAATAGGGTGTAGCCACCAAAGCTATCCAGCTATAGATTTTTGTACTCTAACATGATCCATGCTCTTGACTGTGAACACATCTACCTGAAATACAAAAGTCTCACCTTATACTTGTCAGTGTGGATTCTACATTGTTCCCTAACCCcttttgtgtgtttcctttACATTACAAACTGCTAATGAGAGGGTGCcctctgttttttcttgttttgttttgttgcttttcagGCACGCTGAGTCtcagcagaaacacatggctGAGAAAACCCCATCAAAATAAGGTGTGCCataccctcccccccccaccctgcctcgCGCCTCAACCTGCCCCGCCCTGGCGGACTAGCAGAACAAGgccacattttcatttgcttctgTGGTTGTACAATTGCTGAAGATGGAGCACttccaggaagaaaaaaaaaaacaaattaagtgtTAGTCATGAATACTGTCCCAAGCTTTCTGTGCAGTGATTGGCCTTGCTTCTCTATAGTTTCTTTTCAACTTTTACATCCACTAAATTATAATTGTCAATTcaatgattttatatatatatatatatatatatatatatatatatatatatatatatatatatatagaatcattaaatgtataatgtatacatttatacacaaatTGGTGGACAACAATATTAGTGAGatagaaaatacataaaacattgtaTAAAAGCTAAAAACTAACTTCTGAAATTTTAAGTTGGACAGTATTTAAAGTTGGCCTCTTTTTATTCTGCACAAATGGTAGTTTTCAACTGAGAAACTTTTATTTGAAGGTGCTAAATGAGTCAAAGGATACATGCCTGCCTTGTAGTCAAGTTGTAGCGTTTGGTAATATGTTCACTCTAATCGGTCTTcaacattttgtgaatgttgATTTTCTGACACgagtcattttaaataaataagtgtgtTAATATCATTTTCATCCAATTGTATTCAAAATCTTATTTGAGGGGAAAACATTTATGTAcagatatgtaaaataaaaaataaaactttgtttCATATTCCATGGCTTGCTGTCCAGTTCTTTGTGGGTTGgtgtttgtattgattttaGTTGTACAAAGCTGTGCAAAGTAGGGTTATTTATACAGTGTGgtacatgaaaatataaaatatgtgtatttttatgtaatagaaataattacacaaatgacaaatgatctCACAAGAGTTCTACTACATATGCCCCAGTGGTCTCTACCACTTCCGGAACActtctgtaaaatatgtttacagATATGGCAACTTTTTTCCACAATTGGCAATTTTCCACATAACTGAATCCTTAAATCCCTTGTTCCAAAATGGGTGTCTTAATTTTACAGACTACGTCACTActtcactgttcttttttttaggaACTTCAGAGTGAGAATCCAATGGAAACACTGTGGCTGACCACAGTCTCAATGTTGAGCTCATTGTGAAACTGGTGACATTACCTATGCATTAGTTCACACCACATCTTCAGTTTTTTATTGGCCCTAGAAATGTCTTACTATTGAAAAGAATCTTACTCGGGAAGCTCATAAATAACATGTCATGGTAGTCCCACCAGTGGTAAAGCCAGGTATTTTGGGTCTAGATTTGGGTCTTGGTTTAGGCGTGGGTGCTTTGGAAAGTCCTTAGTATGAAGAGGGCAGGAAATTCCTCCAAGGATGATCCAGTCGTCCTGGAAAATCTCTTGCAGCATGCTAGCCCTTCTTCTCAGGGAGTTTCTTGATGTCTCTGCATGAGTGTGTACCTGGTCTTCGTTTCTtggtttctctgtcttttttttttttccaagagagCCCAACACTGAGCCACAGTTAACAGTGACCACCGGTGAGTGGATATGTCAGGTATCTTAAAAACCACAAGTGAATGTGTGATGTGAGTCTGCATCCAAAGTGAGTTCTGATCACAGTAAAATAACGTGCTGcctaaaaaaataacattcaaagtcagaatgaaaataaatgtaaaagcattATGATCTTGGGAACTCACGCTTTGGGTCAGAAATCGAAATggtatttcatttctgttggtTGGATGAGTAAACGGGCAAAATGAGCAGTGATATTTCTGATTTGTGACGTCCATGCGTAGTTCTGAGGCTGACACTCTGATCAGCTGGCATGAGCACACGCAACTACTTTTCAGGCACTAGGCGTACTTAGGCACAGTAGGCGAAAACAATGAATGCATAAACCTGATGACGTTTTCCTGATGACCGTTTTCCGTTAAATTACACACTGTGGGCGGGTCATTTTTGTGGTTGTCTTGTGAAAGTTATTCAGCATATCAAAGGTCAGGGGAAAGAAACTTTGTTCGTTATTGTattggcatttttttaaataaatcatattgaTTTTATTCCATGGAAAAGTATGTATTCCCTCATGATGACATCGTTTCAAAATGTATCTTGCGACTATCCCCTTTACATTTACAAGAATGTGCTCGTCAGATAATTTGAAACAATATTGGATACGCAGGGAATAGCACCGCTGGTGGGTGGGTGCACAATTACTTGTAATTAAAATCTAATAATTCTACCAAAGGTTTGGAGACATCAGacttaaatgttttcatacGTTACATCTAGGTATTGGTCATTCTCCCCGAATCGTTTTAACACGATTTAGTTTGGCACCGTTGAAGATAATAACCACTTTTGTGAATTTTATGGATTAGCAATGGGGTTTTATCCTACACTTTATCTTACACTAAAACTATAGTATAGTGGTAATTTTCAAAATCCTACTTGAAAACCAAATTGAACATGTCTATTTATTAATATCTATTTTTAGACGTCAAAGGACGTCGCACCAGAATTTAACGTattgacacacatacacacatatgtatatagatGCAGATCTATTTACCTATTGTAGGTCCGCAGATGTCactatttaattttttcacGTTTAAAATTATTCTgctaataaaatgtaataaaggTAAAGGACAACTGACAGGAAATTCAGAACAGAACAGCTAAACTGTTACAACCCCGTAATGGACTCGATGGTCTAATTAGTATAACACACTTTTCtcattaatgtaattataaaataaagcCAAATGGTTCAAAATAAGTGCAGATGATAAAGTAACCCGAATTGTCCACAGATAACAGTATTGGTAACCAAGAATATTTCCTACGGCTGGTCATTGAGAGAATCATATCATATTTCCATGGGGTTCTGTGGAAAATGCCTTGGTTTAATGCCAACAAATACTACAATTGAGCAAAAGCTTGCCAATACGTTAATTTTGTAGGTAACATAATATCACTAGTTTGTGATGAGTCAAAAATAAAGGTCTGATTAATCGTGAACATTAAAATCGAAATGATGTACGGGCGTTAATTCCAGTTTCTCCTCAAGACTTGTAAGAGCAATACATAGGACAGAACAGACTGAATGATTCTCGAATCGGTCACTTTCagtttatttgttgtgtttgtgttttttttttctccctctcaagGGATGGGAAATCCCTACAACAGAAGCAATGGCATATAAATACGACAGAACCAACAACCAGGAATATGACAAGACACCCGCATACAAACATGCTGCCCAGTGTCAGATTTTGTGAGTATTGGTGTTTTTTATTCTAGCTACATTATGAAactattaataaattattttttcccagTGCAGATTATTGTAACATATTATTCCTGTAGAAAGTTAGTTTAACCAAGTTTAACTGGGTTTATTACAAACTTGCAACTTTCTTACATGTTCTTATTCAACGCAgtgacttattttatttaatactttttaaaaatccagaGTTATATTTATGTTGTGTATCTTATGTGCCTATGTACCTTACCTGTCGTTCGCAATAATATTTTCTTGTGCTCTGTTTCAACTGAAAGTGTAGGATTACTTTACAATATGACTAATTATTGTATTAATGGTTTAAACTCTGCATCTGCTTTCACTGCTTCATTTTAAGAGTTACTATATTCCAgtcaaattaataaaatcattgCTTTCAAAAAGAATTTTGCCCATAAGTAAACATGCAATAGCATATTGCgtattgtgtgtatgtagtaAAATAAACTGATGTCATTCTTTACCCTTGGTCTCCGGTTAGGTTTAGCCACGTGGCTGTTTCTGACCGCGTTATCCTCTCTGCAATGTCGAGTAGCCATGGGGACCCCTCTGAGAGGTCCAGATGAACTGGATACGGAGAAATGCGTGTCATTCTCTAGGAAACTACTCTCGAAAGTGACAGAGGTGCTCGGACGCGTAAGTATACTTGATCAAAAATATGTATAACATATATATTCGTGTATTTATTGGAATtgaatttgattatttatttcattaaatgtaacttaatgaaacaaaaatgtttgcccAACACAGGACGAACTGTTCAAAGGGTTCAACTGCTCGGAGCAAAGTATACTGTTGGACAGAAATGAGACTGTGGCGGCTTGCGAACCAAATGCCAGCCAGGTATGGCGAATGGATGTTTTAGTACCACTACAAGATTACATAACATGTACGCATCATCACCTGCGGATAGCAGATGTATAGGAACAATCCGAGATGAAAGCGTTCAGATACATTTCAGTCAAAGTTATAAATATTTAGTTGTGCATGACTGATTTTGCTTAAGATCTCAATGGATCATTTTGTTATCAATATGTTGGGTGTGTTGAATAAAGTATAGCTGTATTTGTTTTACCCAACAGAATGGTAGATGCTCTGGTCATCAGAACACCGGGTTTAACCAGGTATTTGgagtttgtgttcatttattctGTAGTATATTTGTTCTGTAGGTTATCTGTGCTGTTTAGAGCATTAGTATGTGACTCTCGTACTTTTCTCCACAGAATGAATGCCTACGGAACATCAAAGAGGATTTGGAGTACTATAGAGCAACACTGCTGTCTTACCAAAAGGCTGAGTTGAGCTCCACTGTGGTGAAGGCCATTCAGGAGCTCCTGGAGGTGCGAGGGAAAAGCTCAtctcacactgtaacacagcacaggaaacacacaaagaccacaccacactgtactATGTGCTATGCAATACATCCCACTGAGATTCCACACACCATTCCATGTTCAGAACAATGATTAATGTTTTGACTAGCATTGTActtgttaatgtattttatatgtaacACTTGAAATGCAGCTAGGTGTGTCCATGTCAAGAGTGGAATCCCCTCTCTAGACATGGGGGACTTTTTTGCTTTCAAAGTTTTGGGAAAGAACTGCGTTTTGCTCATTTGTATGCAAACTACTGTGTATGCACATTTTATCTAGGCTTTCATCTAGAATATACACAACAGTGAAAGGCCTTTCCTGAGGCACAGATTACATTGTTTGTTCAGTACAAAACTCAATTCAAACAAAAAGttaattcagttaatttctGTAATATGTCTTTCTTGCTTTAATCACTCATTGTCTAATCAcatattgtttgtttctttcttttatgttttcaaCAGCATTGTGCCTTCACCTCTCAACCATGGACATCCTCTACATCAGTGGTAagattatttccatttttcactcTCATTTATTACTGTTAAGTCAAGAACACAAGTCCAGAGTGTTCTTTGGACAAGAATTTatggcaaatatttttttccccaaaacatgTTTGCTAATAATTACCCCACCCTCACAACTCACTCCAGGTCCCCAGCGTTCACAAACCCACGGATAATCCGTTCAACCAGCGACGCCAGCTGTGTGAGCGTCTGAAGGGCTTCCAAGTTCGCACCATCACCATAAATCGGGTCATGAGCTACCTCGCTGCTGAAGAGCGCAAGATCTGAGTCCTCCCCATCATCCGCCACCCATTCATCGTCACCATCATCTTCCTCAGCCAAGGTTCTGTCTACACCCCGTGAAGCAGACAGAAGTACAGTATGCTTGTGCACGAACATATGCACTACGATCAATCCAGCAACACTTTCAAATCAAGATCTCTTCCTCTACACCTTATTGTAATTCAGTACTGTCTTACACCTGAATAATATTTAGATAATATTCACAATATTATAAATACCACACATAAGCTAGCAAAATCATAGAAGTATACTAATATCAGTAAAAGTACACtgataatacacacacatacacaggcaatACATATGATTTGGCTTGAATGATTATTGatatatatgcatttgtttgcatgGATCTGTGGATGTGTAGTgatcacttatttatttatctatctatttatttatttatttatggattgTGTTTGGCAAGTACAAGATGATTTTTGAAAAGTGAGGGAATGATgaaacttatttatttatttacttgtcattgaaatgaaatgatgtattcaatcattcataataaaatgttgtttgcaATTTTATGTGCTTTATTGAATGAATATTCATCCATGTAATTaccatgtatatgtatatcattgcattttttctaTAAGGCCCTGAGTAGTTAACAAAGTGAGATTCTTCCAAATATTATTGTTCGAATCTTGCATTCAGGTATAGGTTTATAATCAGAATATTGGTGTGAAGTGTTCTGATAGGAATCAGTGTTtaagtaatataaatatttgtacttCATTTTTAGCACAACATACATTTTGCACaatcaaacatgtttttaaatgatatttagTAGCTCAATTTAGTGATTTCAAAATGGTTTCAAACGGATTTGGAAAGTAAAGGAAGATTAAGAGTTGAATTCAGACCCCTCAGCAGACAGATGCAAGTTCAACATGTAGAATCAGCATCAGTCATCTGTGAGATTATTTATCAGAGATTGTCACCAGACCCTGGCTGACCATTGGACCACCTCAACCGAACATTGGGCGTTCAAATTCTTAACTTCTCAACAAAACCTCGATCATTATTCACCCCTAGTTTCATGGTAAAGTGGCATGGCATGCATGATCTAGGTGGCCTGGCACCATCACATGCTAATCTTTTGATTATGAAATACTTGCAggaatgtaatatgtatgtacaaaatgaaatgttagtGAGATGTAATCTTCCGTCTTTATATCCTATGGAAGGTACTGGAAACTAGCTATCTAAATTGTCTAAACAAACTGAATATGTTACATCCAGCAATCAAATTTATTGTGACAACTactggaaaataaatactgtagaAATTCTGGATATACCAACTGATGTAAAAGAAGGGAAACTGATAGTTTAAActcaaatgccatttttaacaaC
This genomic interval carries:
- the il12a gene encoding interleukin-12 subunit alpha — its product is MAYKYDRTNNQEYDKTPAYKHAAQCLATWLFLTALSSLQCRVAMGTPLRGPDELDTEKCVSFSRKLLSKVTEVLGRDELFKGFNCSEQSILLDRNETVAACEPNASQNGRCSGHQNTGFNQNECLRNIKEDLEYYRATLLSYQKAELSSTVVKAIQELLEHCAFTSQPWTSSTSVVPSVHKPTDNPFNQRRQLCERLKGFQVRTITINRVMSYLAAEERKI